One stretch of Glandiceps talaboti chromosome 7, keGlaTala1.1, whole genome shotgun sequence DNA includes these proteins:
- the LOC144437412 gene encoding glycine receptor subunit alpha-2-like isoform X1, whose amino-acid sequence MGISDHSFSLFLACVVLSSTLLTKTAVAGNYLSRFERDVQSTTEAGMSTTAWIDDESPIGDGEKILDSELTKVLDSIINKSDMRIRPNAQGPPVVVNTNLRIVAGFSTVAATMDYNLMVFIRQRWNDPRLQYNGTSGRSLSVSPSLANKIWVPDMFFINEKSGKLHDLTVKNEALRIYPRGDILLSMRLSLTLACNMDLRKYPMDVQLCHLTMESYGYRTKDMIMTWTKTDPVEIDESIEIAEFKDPTFKTIAFNKTYTTGNFSALRAYFLLRRIYDYHLIQTFIPTAVYVIISWLSFWINPEAAPARVALGITTVLTVTSQGTGVRNGLPSVAYVKVIDVWMTMCLGFVFAALIEYALVNYLLTEGKRRKELAKNAEKEKKSGEGGIEKMEVESPENGKSEEGDESKVYFLATWLVTHVRPVTVEKVSRIAFPVAFLIFNILYWPISFSNYYDNLLTEIDD is encoded by the exons TAGATTTGAACGCGATGTACAGTCAACGACCGAAGCAGGTATGTCGACAACGGCTTGGATTGACGATGAAAGTCCTATTGGTGATGGGGAGAAGATATTGGACTCGGAGCTTACTAAAGTGCTGGATTCGATCATCAACAAATCTGATATGAGAATAAGACCGAATGCTCAAG GTCCTCCAGTTGTGGTTAATACCAATCTTCGTATCGTTGCTGGCTTTAGTACTGTTGCAGCTACAATG GATTATAACCTGATGGTTTTCATTAGACAACGATGGAACGATCCAAGACTTCAATACAATGGAACATCTGGACGTAGCCTAAGTGTTAGTCCTTCATTGGCTAATAAAATATGGGTCCCTGACATGTTCTTCATTAACGAAAAAAGTGGCAAATTGCATGATCTGACAGTGAAAAATGAAGCGTTGAGGATCTATCCAAGGGGAGACATTCTACTCAGCATGAG ACTTAGCCTTACACTAGCCTGCAATATGGATCTCAGAAAATATCCCATGGATGTACAACTCTGTCATCTGACTATGGAAAGCT ACGGGTATCGTACAAAAGACATGATAATGACATGGACAAAAACGGATCCTGTTGAAATAGACGAATCCATCGAGATTGCCGAATTCAAAGATCCAACTTTCAAGACAATAGCATttaacaaaacatacacaacag GTAACTTCAGTGCTCTGAGGGCTTATTTTCTACTACGTCGTATTTATGACTATCACCTCATTCAAACATTTATCCCCACTGCCGTCTACGTCATCATTTCCTGGTTATCCTTCTGGATCAATCCTGAAGCAGCGCCCGCTAGAGTTGCCCTTGGTATAACaactgtacttacagtgacgTCACAAGGTACTGGCGTTAGAAATGGATTACCCAGTGTTGCCTATGTCAAG GTTATTGATGTATGGATGACAATGTGCCTTGGGTTTGTCTTTGCTGCCCTTATTGAGTATGCTCTAGTCAACTATCTTTTAACTGAGGGGAAAAGAAGAAAAGAGCTTGCCAAGAATGCAGAAAAGGAAAAG AAATCTGGTGAAGGTGGAATAGAGAAGATGGAAGTTGAAAGTCCGGAAAATGGAAAGAGTGAAGAAGGAGACGAAAGCAAAGTTTATTTTCTTGCAACATGGCTGGTTACCCATGTACGCCCGGTAACTGTTGAGAAGGTTTCGAGGATTGCATTTCCTGTTGCTTTTCTTATCTTTAACATATTATACTGGCCTATATCGTTCTCCAACTACTATGATAATCTTCTTACCGAGATCGATGATTAA
- the LOC144437412 gene encoding glycine receptor subunit alpha-2-like isoform X2, which yields MGISDHSFSLFLACVVLSSTLLTKTAVAGNYLRFERDVQSTTEAGMSTTAWIDDESPIGDGEKILDSELTKVLDSIINKSDMRIRPNAQGPPVVVNTNLRIVAGFSTVAATMDYNLMVFIRQRWNDPRLQYNGTSGRSLSVSPSLANKIWVPDMFFINEKSGKLHDLTVKNEALRIYPRGDILLSMRLSLTLACNMDLRKYPMDVQLCHLTMESYGYRTKDMIMTWTKTDPVEIDESIEIAEFKDPTFKTIAFNKTYTTGNFSALRAYFLLRRIYDYHLIQTFIPTAVYVIISWLSFWINPEAAPARVALGITTVLTVTSQGTGVRNGLPSVAYVKVIDVWMTMCLGFVFAALIEYALVNYLLTEGKRRKELAKNAEKEKKSGEGGIEKMEVESPENGKSEEGDESKVYFLATWLVTHVRPVTVEKVSRIAFPVAFLIFNILYWPISFSNYYDNLLTEIDD from the exons ATTTGAACGCGATGTACAGTCAACGACCGAAGCAGGTATGTCGACAACGGCTTGGATTGACGATGAAAGTCCTATTGGTGATGGGGAGAAGATATTGGACTCGGAGCTTACTAAAGTGCTGGATTCGATCATCAACAAATCTGATATGAGAATAAGACCGAATGCTCAAG GTCCTCCAGTTGTGGTTAATACCAATCTTCGTATCGTTGCTGGCTTTAGTACTGTTGCAGCTACAATG GATTATAACCTGATGGTTTTCATTAGACAACGATGGAACGATCCAAGACTTCAATACAATGGAACATCTGGACGTAGCCTAAGTGTTAGTCCTTCATTGGCTAATAAAATATGGGTCCCTGACATGTTCTTCATTAACGAAAAAAGTGGCAAATTGCATGATCTGACAGTGAAAAATGAAGCGTTGAGGATCTATCCAAGGGGAGACATTCTACTCAGCATGAG ACTTAGCCTTACACTAGCCTGCAATATGGATCTCAGAAAATATCCCATGGATGTACAACTCTGTCATCTGACTATGGAAAGCT ACGGGTATCGTACAAAAGACATGATAATGACATGGACAAAAACGGATCCTGTTGAAATAGACGAATCCATCGAGATTGCCGAATTCAAAGATCCAACTTTCAAGACAATAGCATttaacaaaacatacacaacag GTAACTTCAGTGCTCTGAGGGCTTATTTTCTACTACGTCGTATTTATGACTATCACCTCATTCAAACATTTATCCCCACTGCCGTCTACGTCATCATTTCCTGGTTATCCTTCTGGATCAATCCTGAAGCAGCGCCCGCTAGAGTTGCCCTTGGTATAACaactgtacttacagtgacgTCACAAGGTACTGGCGTTAGAAATGGATTACCCAGTGTTGCCTATGTCAAG GTTATTGATGTATGGATGACAATGTGCCTTGGGTTTGTCTTTGCTGCCCTTATTGAGTATGCTCTAGTCAACTATCTTTTAACTGAGGGGAAAAGAAGAAAAGAGCTTGCCAAGAATGCAGAAAAGGAAAAG AAATCTGGTGAAGGTGGAATAGAGAAGATGGAAGTTGAAAGTCCGGAAAATGGAAAGAGTGAAGAAGGAGACGAAAGCAAAGTTTATTTTCTTGCAACATGGCTGGTTACCCATGTACGCCCGGTAACTGTTGAGAAGGTTTCGAGGATTGCATTTCCTGTTGCTTTTCTTATCTTTAACATATTATACTGGCCTATATCGTTCTCCAACTACTATGATAATCTTCTTACCGAGATCGATGATTAA